The sequence GGCAATTTCACCGTTTGTATAGCCCTGGGCAGCCATGTGCAACACCTCTCTATCTCTTGCAGTCAACGTCTCATAAGGTTCCAGAGTAGCCTGTTCGGTGGACCGAGTGTAGACTTCTATGGCGCGTTCCGAGAGGGGTGGACTGAGATAGCGATGGCCGCTGGCCACGGCGCGAACGGCGTCTGCCAGTTCGCTTGAGCTGGACTCTTTGAGAACATAGGCTTCCGCCCCGGCGCGGAGGGCTTCAATGACGTACCCTTCGCTTCCATGCATTGAGAGAATGACCACATGGGTTCCTCGCAGGCGCTTCTTGATTTGACGCGTGACCTCGATTCCATTCATATCCGGCATCATCAGATCCAGGACCATAACATCGGGTCTCAACCGCTCTGCTAGTTGGCATGCTTCTGCACCAGTCCCGGCCTCTCCAATTACCTCAAACTCCTCTTCCTCCTGCAATAATGCTTTTAGCCCCTCTCTCAAAACGCGGTGGTCATCGGCTAGTATCAGCGTGATCTTTTTCATTTCCTGCCTCTCGATTCCCTGGCGGCTCCACAAGCGGCAATTCAGCCGTAATGAGCGTCCCATTTCCCGGAGACGTCTCGATTATCAGGGTGCCATCCAGCAGTAGTGCTCTTTCTTCCATACTGCTCAACCCGATAGTATTCTGGAAGTGCCGGGCGCTTGGGTCGAAGCCGCGGCCATGGTCCTCCACCCAGACAACAAGTTTGCTCTCTTCCGCCCATACCCGGACTATTGCCTGATCTGCTCCGGAGTGGCGAATAACGTTGGTCAGCGCTTCTTGCATGATGCGATAAGCTGCAGTAGCGATCTCCGGTGGAAATTGCCGGTTTAGCCCGGAGTGTTTGAAATCGATCTCTAAACCGGATCGAGAGCCCAGCCGTCCGATGTGCCAGATCAGCGTTGGCAGCAGCCCAAGATCATCCAGCATGCTTGGACGCAGTTCAGAGGAAAGGTCTCGCAGCTGTGTGATGACTTCGTGGGTCACTGTCTCTGCTTCGTTCAGGATCTTTTTCACCCGTCCGGCGGGCGCTTTGATGGCATTGTCAATCAGCAGTTTGACAACCGTTAGGGACTGGCCGATTTGATCGTGCAGTTCACGCCCGATGGTCCGGCGTTCCTCTTCTTGTACCTGGATCAGACGGCGCGAAAGAGCGCGCAGTCGCTCTTCCAATCGCTTTCTTTCGGTTACATCCTGGGTGGTGCCCACCATTCGGATGGGCTTGCCATCGTCATCGAAAGTTACTTCTCCCTCTGCGTGAACCACTCCCTCGGTGCCGTCCGGTCTGACGAAGCGATAGTCAAGACCATACCCCGTGCTTGACTGCAACGCTTCAGTGATGGCCTGGCGAACTCTGGGGCGATGTTCGGGATGGACATGATCCAGCCCCGCCTCAAAAGTCGCCGGGATTTGGCTCTGTGTCAGACCGAAGATGCGGTGGATTTCGTCCGAGTACCAAAGAACATTGGCGATGATATCCCATTCCCAGTTTGCCAGGTGAGCGATGCGTTGCGCCTCGGCCAGACTGGCTTCACTCCGGCGCAATGCCTTCTCTACCCGCCTGCGCTCACGTCGGCTCTCTGCCTCGCCCAGTTCTCTGGCGATGGCCGGGACCAGACGCTTGAGGCTTCCCTTGACGATGTAGTCATGAGCGCCTGCCTTCATGGCCTCCACGGCAATATCCTCGCCGATTTGACCGGAGACAATAACAAAAGGGACATCCAGACCTTTTTCGCGCAAAATCCCCAGAGCTTTCAGGCCGCTGAAGCCGGGCATAACGTAGTCGCTGAGGACGATATCCCATTGCTGCGCTTCCAGCGCAGTCTTCATCTCATCGGCAGTTTGAACTCGTGTGTAGCTTGGTTCATAGCCGCCTTTGCGAAGCTCTCTCAGCAGTAAAAGAGCATCATCTTCGGAATCCTCAATGATCAAGACTCTGAGTGGCTGATTCATCTAATCTCCTTTGGCGGTTAGGGGAGGAGGCTCGTTCAGCAGGAGCCAGTATGACCCCAACTGTCTTACCACCTCAGTGAACTGGTTGAAACTTATCGGTTTGCGAATATAACTGTTGGCCCCCAGTCTATAACCTTCTCCCATATCTCTCCGCTCTCTTGAGGAGGTGAGAATGACCACCGGCAGAAGCCTTGTCTTTTCATTGGCGCGGATGCGCCGAAGCACTTCCAGCCCATCCATTTTGGGCAGTTTCAAATCCAGCAGAATCAAATGAGGCATAGCCTGTAAAGGATCGCGACCGGAATAGGCGCCCGTGCGGAAAAGATAGTCAAGGGCTTCAATTCCGTCTCCCGCCACCACGAGCTTGCTGCCAATATTGGCTTTCCTGAGAGCGCGCTCCGTCAGCATAACATCGTCGGGGCTATCCTCAATCAGCAGAATGACTTTCTCTTCCACACCCCATCTCCTTTTTTCTCATGAAGCTCTGTCCTGAAAGTATCTTTGTGCTCTCTTTTCTTCGAATCCCGACTCGTCTAACCTGCGATGTAAAACATGTTCAGCAGAGACTTCTCAAATTGTGCCTTCAGGGAACCGTGAAGTAGACTGTAGCGCCCTTTCCCATCTCTGCTTCAGCCCAGACCTGGCCGCGGTGGCGGCTGATGATGCGCTGCACTGTGGCCAGCCCGATTCCGGTGCCGGGGAACTCACTGGCGGAATGCAGGCGCTGGAAAGGCTTGAATAGTTTATCGACATAGGCCATATCGAAACCGGCTCCGTTATCGCGCACAAAATATGTTTTCCTTCCTCTATGTTCCGTGATACCCACTTCTATTTTCGCCCTGGGAGTCTTGCCGGTGAATTTCCAGGAATTCTGGATCAGATTTTCCAGCGCCACCTGAAGCAGTTGTCTGTCTCCTCTGACTCGCATCTCAGGAGCAATAAGCACTTTCACACGTCGCCAGGGTTCCGTTTCTCTCAGTCCGGCAATGATTGAATTTGCCATCTCGCTGAGGTTCATCGGCTGGCGCTTCATTTCGCTGCGGCTTACCCGGGATAACCGAAGCATATCATCGATCAACTGTCCCATCAACTGGCTTGCGGCCTGGATTCGTTTCAGATAGTCCTTCCCGGTATCGTCCAGCTTTTCTGAATAGTCTTCAAGTACGGCAAGACTGAAACCCTCCATGCTTCTGAGAGGGGCACGCAGGTCATGCGAAACGGAATAGGCGAAGCTCTCCAGTTCCCGATTGGCAGCCTCCAGTTCATCTGCACGCAGCAGCAGGTTCTCGTTCAAACGTGTAACCTCTTCCTCTGCCCGCTTGCGCTCGGTGATATCCTGCACCGTGCCGAATCCGCCTGTGAACATACCCTCCTCATCAAAGTCTAGAGCGGCATTTTCATGGATCCACTTCACTTCATTCCCCACGATGATTCGGTGCTGGATGTCATAGTCCTTGCCTTCAAGGGCCTCTGTCCACTCACGGTCAACGTATTCCCGATCCTCCGGATGAATGTGCGAGAAGAATGTCTCAAAGGTCATTGGCGTTCCCTCGGGGATGCCGAAGATGCGGTAGGTCTCCCCGGACAATTGGAATTGGTTGGACTGGATATCCAGGTGCCAACTGCCGGTATGGGCCACCTCCTGAGCATGGGCGAGATCGTGCTGGCTCTCTCTTAGCTCTCTGGTGCGCTCCTGCACACGCATTTCCAGTTCCTCATGCACTTTTAGCAGTGCTACCTGGGCTTGCTTCTGCTCAGTGATGTCAATGATCATCTCCAGGATCAGGGGCGAACCATCGGTATCGATGAAGGGAAAGGCGTAAGCATCCATGACACTGGAGCCGTCCGGCGTGGCAGTCTCCCATCGATGGGGATTGCCGGTTTCAATCACCTTGAATGCTCGGCAAAACTCGCACGGTTCTGTGCGCCCGAAACGAAACTCATAGCAGCACCGGTCGAGGGACTCGCCGAGCCTTTGGCGAAAAGACCGGTTGGCAAAGGCAAAATGATAATCGGGCTTCAACAGGCATATCATCACCGGCAGAGTTTCGAGGACGCTATAGAGACGCTGGCGTTCGGTTAGAACCTCTTGTGTTCGCTTTTTCACGCGCTCTTCGAGTTCACTGTTTATATTTATTAATGCTTCTTCAAGCTCCTTGCGCGCAGTAATGTCCTGGCCTTGAGCAATTGTGGCAACCACGGTCTTGCCATCAGAAGCATGGATATTGGCTGAGTTCCATAACACGGTACGGATGGTTCCATCACTGTGTCTGATTGGTAGTTCAACCGCTTCCCACCTTTCCCCCGCAATGGCCCTGCGAATCTCCTCCAGAGATTGGGTCATGCTCTCTTTGGGGAACAGAATGCCCAGTTTTTTTCCTATAGCCTTATCAGCGCTCCGGCTCGTGAGCCGTTCAAAGGCATGGTTGAAGCGGGTGATGTGGAATTGCGGATCCCAGACGACGATGGGAGCATTGGCAGAGTCGAGCAGATTATTGAGGTAATCACTGGTTTCGCGCAGCGCTTCCTCCACTCGTTTGAGATCAGTGATGTCCTTGCCATAGATATTGATATCCCCAGCCGCCGCGATTGGGGCGAAGGTTAGGGCAAAGACCTGGTCCCCGCAGTCGGCTTCAACGCTGGTGTCGGAGTCGGAACGGAGGGAATCCGAGGCAATCTTGCCGTACTCGACGGGCAGATATCCGCCGACTTGACTCTTCCAGAAGTCGAGCAGCGGCAAACTGGCTTCGTTGGCATACAGAATAGTGCTGTCGCTGTTAACCCGGAGTACAGGGTTGGGGTTCTCGCTGGTAAATCTGGCTAGCCTCTGGATTTGGTCTTCCGCTTGCTTACGAATGGTGATATCATGCGAGACGTTTGCCAAATAGAGTATCGCCCCGGTCTTCGGGTCGGTGATGGTGAAAGTCCGTGCATGGACGTCGGTGAGCTTGCCAGTCTTGAAATTGCGGTATTGGAGATCACCCGCCCATTGGCCGCTCCTCATCAGATTCGA comes from Dehalococcoidia bacterium and encodes:
- a CDS encoding response regulator transcription factor, whose amino-acid sequence is MKKITLILADDHRVLREGLKALLQEEEEFEVIGEAGTGAEACQLAERLRPDVMVLDLMMPDMNGIEVTRQIKKRLRGTHVVILSMHGSEGYVIEALRAGAEAYVLKESSSSELADAVRAVASGHRYLSPPLSERAIEVYTRSTEQATLEPYETLTARDREVLHMAAQGYTNGEIA
- a CDS encoding response regulator; this translates as MEEKVILLIEDSPDDVMLTERALRKANIGSKLVVAGDGIEALDYLFRTGAYSGRDPLQAMPHLILLDLKLPKMDGLEVLRRIRANEKTRLLPVVILTSSRERRDMGEGYRLGANSYIRKPISFNQFTEVVRQLGSYWLLLNEPPPLTAKGD
- a CDS encoding PAS domain S-box protein, encoding MMPDGLRTSGLDIIGDVPWGTHFCQFYRTSQDLADILAPFFKAGLESNEFCLWITAEPLGDQQARQAMAKAMPDFDRYLEKGQIEILSHSEWYVKDGYFNSERVLNDCIDKLNQALTKGYDGFRLTGNTIWLEKKDWKDFTDYEAAINNVIGKYRILALCSYCMDKCNAIEIIDVLRHHDFALIKQEGKWEFVENSKHKAIREALITREEQFRSIYEHSPVGIQLYNAAGRLKMANKACLDIFGASETELQGYDLFGNPNLPDEMQFKLRHGETVQLRVPLDFEQVRKHGLHQTSKAGIIHLDVVIVPLSKGRETQRGYLAQIQDITQHQQSEEALKESERRFRLTLQSAPVSIATQDRNLRVLWAYNQRSVNAPDVIGKLDIDVFAPEDAAHLISLKRQIMETGVEIREQRWITANGKRLFLDLYLKPIRNETGEIIGVGTASVDMTAMKLAEEALQESQQKFKFLTTNTPDHLSVQDSNLRYTLIVNPPLGLTEKDLIGKTDFDIFSKEDALNITTLKQRVLESGSPEHVTVPMVSRDGDLQYLENTYVPRHNSEGRIDGVLSYIKNVTERVNTEQDLQKLAAIVKYSQELVGLTTPDGTIVFLNEAGAEMVGIDPEKSKKVNIFEIIPAHFRKKIRHEVLSNLMRSGQWAGDLQYRNFKTGKLTDVHARTFTITDPKTGAILYLANVSHDITIRKQAEDQIQRLARFTSENPNPVLRVNSDSTILYANEASLPLLDFWKSQVGGYLPVEYGKIASDSLRSDSDTSVEADCGDQVFALTFAPIAAAGDINIYGKDITDLKRVEEALRETSDYLNNLLDSANAPIVVWDPQFHITRFNHAFERLTSRSADKAIGKKLGILFPKESMTQSLEEIRRAIAGERWEAVELPIRHSDGTIRTVLWNSANIHASDGKTVVATIAQGQDITARKELEEALININSELEERVKKRTQEVLTERQRLYSVLETLPVMICLLKPDYHFAFANRSFRQRLGESLDRCCYEFRFGRTEPCEFCRAFKVIETGNPHRWETATPDGSSVMDAYAFPFIDTDGSPLILEMIIDITEQKQAQVALLKVHEELEMRVQERTRELRESQHDLAHAQEVAHTGSWHLDIQSNQFQLSGETYRIFGIPEGTPMTFETFFSHIHPEDREYVDREWTEALEGKDYDIQHRIIVGNEVKWIHENAALDFDEEGMFTGGFGTVQDITERKRAEEEVTRLNENLLLRADELEAANRELESFAYSVSHDLRAPLRSMEGFSLAVLEDYSEKLDDTGKDYLKRIQAASQLMGQLIDDMLRLSRVSRSEMKRQPMNLSEMANSIIAGLRETEPWRRVKVLIAPEMRVRGDRQLLQVALENLIQNSWKFTGKTPRAKIEVGITEHRGRKTYFVRDNGAGFDMAYVDKLFKPFQRLHSASEFPGTGIGLATVQRIISRHRGQVWAEAEMGKGATVYFTVP
- a CDS encoding PAS domain-containing protein gives rise to the protein MNQPLRVLIIEDSEDDALLLLRELRKGGYEPSYTRVQTADEMKTALEAQQWDIVLSDYVMPGFSGLKALGILREKGLDVPFVIVSGQIGEDIAVEAMKAGAHDYIVKGSLKRLVPAIARELGEAESRRERRRVEKALRRSEASLAEAQRIAHLANWEWDIIANVLWYSDEIHRIFGLTQSQIPATFEAGLDHVHPEHRPRVRQAITEALQSSTGYGLDYRFVRPDGTEGVVHAEGEVTFDDDGKPIRMVGTTQDVTERKRLEERLRALSRRLIQVQEEERRTIGRELHDQIGQSLTVVKLLIDNAIKAPAGRVKKILNEAETVTHEVITQLRDLSSELRPSMLDDLGLLPTLIWHIGRLGSRSGLEIDFKHSGLNRQFPPEIATAAYRIMQEALTNVIRHSGADQAIVRVWAEESKLVVWVEDHGRGFDPSARHFQNTIGLSSMEERALLLDGTLIIETSPGNGTLITAELPLVEPPGNREAGNEKDHADTSR